In one Brienomyrus brachyistius isolate T26 chromosome 7, BBRACH_0.4, whole genome shotgun sequence genomic region, the following are encoded:
- the rapgef1b gene encoding rap guanine nucleotide exchange factor 1b isoform X4: MSGKIESKQDSNRSHLSSFTMKLMDKFHSPKIKRTPSKKGKQLQPEAAVKAAEKPANKKVSRLEENEKEVVSALRYFKTIVDKMVVDKKVLEMLPGSASKVLEAILPLVQVEPRIQHSSAVTSCLNRVYQSLANLIRWSDQVMLEGVNQEDKEAISTVTTVIKAVLDGVKELVKLTIEKQEQPSPASPVKPAPPVTASESTPELPLNDREKEILTKTAAVTQPIETLADDADEEVAPPKPPLPGLKVPDHSPPALPPKKRQSAPSPTRVAVVAPMSRTTSGTSLPVGINKQEYDIEYLQRRFSGGSHSFCGESPHLSPCSSMGKLSKSDEQLSSLEQDSGQCSRNTSCETLDNTESYDPDYDFLHQDLSNAEHLPALSAGGCLSPLPESHGESPPPGFPPQAPQLGFSVPPSPQLPLQGPGGGAPPALPQKKRRSTSQASGALDGSGIRASYERHPSHYDNISEEDLQPVPPFPLFTPGSPMPQSNGGGYLPEFISSETGDIPESPPPLPEKKSRHILQYMQFVEDYSEPQPSVFYQTPQNESIYEQRNKRFQEVYGFNDSFSSSDSVHEPLLPPALPPPALPPPALPPKQRQLASHSASPSSSSSSSLSCHLQHTAVAPEEANAALSLSLSVSNSFLSGPSSLTTPMSSDLMAPANTCQSAAPGVVAIGSLDSSGASLAVCLPSEPSLADSLQPSVSESANDEGGEGEYVNLYSSSQANGKVPLSLGDPTGAVDDILQDPSTQEPPSNGKESLNSESRRQKSTDSGQSEEEVDELSLIDHKEIMYRITLKQENDDGPDVRAGSRDILLVHATETDRKDLVLYCEAFLTTYRTFITPEDLIKKLHYRYTRFCHSPDTFKKRVSKNTFFVLVRVVDELCLVELTDDILKQLMDLVFRLVCNGELSLARVLRKNILDKVEQKKQLRYTNCLKPLAARGVAARPGTLHDFRSHEIADQLTLLDAELFYKIEIPEVLLWAKEQNEEKSPNLTQFTEHFNNMSYWVRSIIIQQEKAQDREKLLLKFIKIMKHLRKLNNFNSYLAILSALDSAPIRRLEWQKQTSEGLEEYCTLIDSSSSFRAYRAALADVEPPCIPYLGLILQDLTFVHLGNPDLIEGKVNFSKRWQQFNILDSMRRFQQVHYDLKRNDDIVSFFNDFSDHLAEEALWELSLKIKPRNITRRKTEREEKT; the protein is encoded by the exons ACTCCAACCGCTCCCATCTTTCCTCCTTCACCATGAAGCTGATGGACAAGTTCCACTCTCCCAAGATTAAGAGGACGCCGTCGAAGAAGGGGAAGCAGCTGCAGCCGGAAGCGGCGGTCAAGGCAGCGGAGAAGCCGGCTAACAAG AAGGTGAGCCGGCTGGAGGAGAATGAGAAGGAGGTGGTCAGCGCCCTGCGCTACTTCAAGACCATCGTTGACAAGATGGTGGTGGACAAAAAGGTCCTGGAGATGCTGCCAGGCTCGGCCAGCAAAGTGCTGGAAGCCATCTTGCCGCTGGTCCAGGTGGAACCAAGGATACAGCACAG CTCGGCCGTGACCTCCTGCCTCAACCGTGTGTACCAGAGCTTGGCCAACCTCATCCGCTGGTCTGACCAGGTCATGTTGGAGGGCGTCAACCAGGAGGACAAAGAAGCCATTAGCACAGTTACCACTGTCATTAAAGCAGTACTGGATGGGGTCAAG GAACTGGTGAAGTTGACCATAGAGAAGCAGGAGCAGCCCTCCCCAGCGTCCCCCGTCAAGCCGGCACCGCCCGTCACTGCATCGGAGAG CACCCCAGAGCTGCCCCTTAACGACCGGGAGAAAGAAATCCTGACCAAGACGGCAGCTGTGACGCAGCCCATCGAGACCCTGGCGGACGACGCTGACGAGGAGGTGGCCCCTCCCAAGCCTCCTCTGCCTGGGCTGAAGGTGCCAGACCACAG CCCCCCAGCCCTTCCCCCGAAAAAGCGGCAGTCCGCTCCTTCTCCTACCAGGGTCGCTGTAGTCGCCCCCATGAGTCGGACCACAAGTGGCACCAGCCTTCCCGTCGGCATCAACAAGCAG gagtacGACATCGAGTACCTGCAGCGGCGCTTCTCTGGGGGCAGCCACTCGTTCTGCGGCGAGTCTCCAcatctctccccctgcagcagCATGGGGAAGCTCAGCAAATCCGACGAGCAGCTGTCGTCGCTGGAGCAGGACAGTGGGCAGTGCTCACGCAACACCAGCTGCGAGACCCTGG ACAACACGGAGAGCTACGACCCCGACTACGACTTCCTGCACCAGGACTTGTCCAACGCAGAGCACCTCCCAGCCCTGTCAGCGGGGGGGTGCCTGAGTCCCCTGCCGGAGAGTCACGGCGAGTCGCCCCCGCCCGGCTTCCCGCCTCAGGCACCACAGCTTGGTTTCAGCGtcccacccagcccgcagcttCCCCTTCAGGGTCCAGGTGGGGGCGCTCCGCCCGCGCTGCCCCAGAAGAAACGTCGCAGCACCTCGCAGGCCTCGGGCGCCCTGGACGGGTCCGGGATACGGGCCTCCTACGAGCGCCACCCATCACACTACGACAACATCTCCGAGGAAGACCTGCAGCCGGTGCCACCCTTCCCGCTCTTCACGCCCGGCTCGCCCATGCCCCAGAGCAACGGCGGGGGCTACCTGCCTGAATTCATCTCCAGCGAGACCGGCGACATCCCCGAGAGCCCGCCGCCCCTCCCCGAGAAGAAGAGCCGGCACA TCCTGCAGTACATGCAGTTCGTGGAGGACTACTCGGAGCCGCAGCCGTCCGTCTTCTACCAGACGCCCCAGAACGAGAGCATCTACGAGCAGCGCAACAAGCGCTTCCAGGAGGTATACGGCTTCAACGACTCCTTCAGCAGCAGCGACTCTGTGCACGAGCCCCTGCTGCCGCCCGCCCTGCCTCCGCCCGCCCTGCCGCCACCCGCCCTGCCACCCAAGCAGAGGCAGCTG GCCTCGCACTCTGCttccccttcctcctcctcttcctcctctctctcctgcCACCTCCAGCACACGGCAGTGGCTCCAGAGGAGGCCAACGCTGCACTCAGCCTCAGCCTGTCCGTCTCTAACTCCTTCCTGAGTGGCCCCTCCTCCCTGACCACGCCCATG AGCTCGGACCTTATGGCGCCGGCCAACACCTGCCAATCAGCCGCTCCAGGGGTTGTGGCCATTGGTTCCCTGGACAGCTCTGGTGCTTCTCTCGCTGTCTGCCTTCCTTCTGAACCTTCTCTCGCTGACTCTCTTCAGCCCTCTGTG AGCGAGAGCGCTAACGACGAGGGCGGGGAGGGGGAGTACGTCAATCTGTACTCGTCCAGCCAGGCCAACGGGAAGGTGCCGCTCTCCCTCGGA GATCCCACGGGTGCTGTTGACGATATTCTCCAAGACCCCAGCACGCAGGAACCCCCGTCCAATGGCAAGGAGTCCCTGAATTCAGAAAG TAGAAGACAGAAGTCGACAGACTCGGGCCAAAGTGAGGAGGAGGTGGACGAGCTCTCCCTCATCGACCACAAGGAGATCATGTACCGCATAACGCTAAAGCAGGAG AACGATGATGGTCCCGATGTCCGTGCGGGATCCAGAGACATTTTATTAGTCCATGCAACCGAGACGGATCGCAAAG ACCTTGTCTTATACTGTGAGGCCTTCCTGACGACTTACAGGACGTTTATAACCCCCGAAGACCTTATAAAGAAGCTGCACTATCG ATATACCAGGTTTTGTCACAGTCCCGACACGTTCAAGAAGCGAGTCAGCAAAAACACCTTCTTCGTACTGGTTCGTGTGGTGGACGAGCTGTG CCTCGTGGAGCTGACTGACGACATACTGAAGCAGCTGATGGATCTCGTTTTCCGACTCGTGTGTAACGGGGAGCTCAGTCTGGCCCGGGTCTTACGGAAGAACATTCTGGACAAGGTGGAGCAGAAGAAGCAATTGCGCTATACCAACTGCCTGAAGCCGCTGGCTGCCCGCGGGGTGGCAGCAAG ACCTGGAACTCTTCACGACTTCCGCAGTCACGAGATCGCCGATCAGCTCACTCTCCTGGACGCGGAGCTCTTCTATAAGATTGAG ATTCCCGAAGTGCTGCTATGGGCAAAGGAACAGAATGAGGAGAAGAGTCCCAATCTGACGCAGTTCACAGAGCACTTTAACAACATGTCCTATTG GGTGCGCTCCATAATCATTCAGCAGGAGAAAGCCCAGGACAGGGAGAAACTGCTTCTTAAGTTTATCAAAATTATGAAG CATTTAAGAAAGCTGAATAATTTTAACTCCTACTTGGCGATACTGTCTGCGTTAGATTCTGCACCTATTAGAAGATTGGAATGGCAAAAGCAGACTTCAGAG gggttggaggAGTACTGCACCTTGATTGACAGTTCCTCCTCCTTCCGGGCGTATCGAGCGGCACTGGCAGATGTTGAGCCTCCATGCATCCCATACCT AGGGCTCATCCTGCAAGACTTGACGTTTGTCCACCTGGGGAACCCAGACCTAATAGAAGGGAAAGTCAACTTCTCCAAAAGATGGCAGCAGTTCAACATCCTGGACAGTATGAGGCGCTTCCAGCAAGT ACACTATGATCTGAAGCGCAATGACGACATCGTCTCCTTCTTCAACGACTTCAGCGACCACCTGGCAGAGGAAGCTCTCTGGGAGCTGTctttgaaaatcaagccgcGGAACATCACGAGACGGAAAACCGAGCGGGAGGAGAAGACCTAG
- the rapgef1b gene encoding rap guanine nucleotide exchange factor 1b isoform X13 has protein sequence MGNITRRSQAGPGKTDFLVYGETEEEPDSNRSHLSSFTMKLMDKFHSPKIKRTPSKKGKQLQPEAAVKAAEKPANKKVSRLEENEKEVVSALRYFKTIVDKMVVDKKVLEMLPGSASKVLEAILPLVQVEPRIQHSSAVTSCLNRVYQSLANLIRWSDQVMLEGVNQEDKEAISTVTTVIKAVLDGVKELVKLTIEKQEQPSPASPVKPAPPVTASESTPELPLNDREKEILTKTAAVTQPIETLADDADEEVAPPKPPLPGLKVPDHSPPALPPKKRQSAPSPTRVAVVAPMSRTTSGTSLPVGINKQEYDIEYLQRRFSGGSHSFCGESPHLSPCSSMGKLSKSDEQLSSLEQDSGQCSRNTSCETLDNTESYDPDYDFLHQDLSNAEHLPALSAGGCLSPLPESHGESPPPGFPPQAPQLGFSVPPSPQLPLQGPGGGAPPALPQKKRRSTSQASGALDGSGIRASYERHPSHYDNISEEDLQPVPPFPLFTPGSPMPQSNGGGYLPEFISSETGDIPESPPPLPEKKSRHILQYMQFVEDYSEPQPSVFYQTPQNESIYEQRNKRFQEVYGFNDSFSSSDSVHEPLLPPALPPPALPPPALPPKQRQLDPTGAVDDILQDPSTQEPPSNGKESLNSERRQKSTDSGQSEEEVDELSLIDHKEIMYRITLKQENDDGPDVRAGSRDILLVHATETDRKDLVLYCEAFLTTYRTFITPEDLIKKLHYRYTRFCHSPDTFKKRVSKNTFFVLVRVVDELCLVELTDDILKQLMDLVFRLVCNGELSLARVLRKNILDKVEQKKQLRYTNCLKPLAARGVAARPGTLHDFRSHEIADQLTLLDAELFYKIEIPEVLLWAKEQNEEKSPNLTQFTEHFNNMSYWVRSIIIQQEKAQDREKLLLKFIKIMKHLRKLNNFNSYLAILSALDSAPIRRLEWQKQTSEGLEEYCTLIDSSSSFRAYRAALADVEPPCIPYLGLILQDLTFVHLGNPDLIEGKVNFSKRWQQFNILDSMRRFQQVHYDLKRNDDIVSFFNDFSDHLAEEALWELSLKIKPRNITRRKTEREEKT, from the exons ACTCCAACCGCTCCCATCTTTCCTCCTTCACCATGAAGCTGATGGACAAGTTCCACTCTCCCAAGATTAAGAGGACGCCGTCGAAGAAGGGGAAGCAGCTGCAGCCGGAAGCGGCGGTCAAGGCAGCGGAGAAGCCGGCTAACAAG AAGGTGAGCCGGCTGGAGGAGAATGAGAAGGAGGTGGTCAGCGCCCTGCGCTACTTCAAGACCATCGTTGACAAGATGGTGGTGGACAAAAAGGTCCTGGAGATGCTGCCAGGCTCGGCCAGCAAAGTGCTGGAAGCCATCTTGCCGCTGGTCCAGGTGGAACCAAGGATACAGCACAG CTCGGCCGTGACCTCCTGCCTCAACCGTGTGTACCAGAGCTTGGCCAACCTCATCCGCTGGTCTGACCAGGTCATGTTGGAGGGCGTCAACCAGGAGGACAAAGAAGCCATTAGCACAGTTACCACTGTCATTAAAGCAGTACTGGATGGGGTCAAG GAACTGGTGAAGTTGACCATAGAGAAGCAGGAGCAGCCCTCCCCAGCGTCCCCCGTCAAGCCGGCACCGCCCGTCACTGCATCGGAGAG CACCCCAGAGCTGCCCCTTAACGACCGGGAGAAAGAAATCCTGACCAAGACGGCAGCTGTGACGCAGCCCATCGAGACCCTGGCGGACGACGCTGACGAGGAGGTGGCCCCTCCCAAGCCTCCTCTGCCTGGGCTGAAGGTGCCAGACCACAG CCCCCCAGCCCTTCCCCCGAAAAAGCGGCAGTCCGCTCCTTCTCCTACCAGGGTCGCTGTAGTCGCCCCCATGAGTCGGACCACAAGTGGCACCAGCCTTCCCGTCGGCATCAACAAGCAG gagtacGACATCGAGTACCTGCAGCGGCGCTTCTCTGGGGGCAGCCACTCGTTCTGCGGCGAGTCTCCAcatctctccccctgcagcagCATGGGGAAGCTCAGCAAATCCGACGAGCAGCTGTCGTCGCTGGAGCAGGACAGTGGGCAGTGCTCACGCAACACCAGCTGCGAGACCCTGG ACAACACGGAGAGCTACGACCCCGACTACGACTTCCTGCACCAGGACTTGTCCAACGCAGAGCACCTCCCAGCCCTGTCAGCGGGGGGGTGCCTGAGTCCCCTGCCGGAGAGTCACGGCGAGTCGCCCCCGCCCGGCTTCCCGCCTCAGGCACCACAGCTTGGTTTCAGCGtcccacccagcccgcagcttCCCCTTCAGGGTCCAGGTGGGGGCGCTCCGCCCGCGCTGCCCCAGAAGAAACGTCGCAGCACCTCGCAGGCCTCGGGCGCCCTGGACGGGTCCGGGATACGGGCCTCCTACGAGCGCCACCCATCACACTACGACAACATCTCCGAGGAAGACCTGCAGCCGGTGCCACCCTTCCCGCTCTTCACGCCCGGCTCGCCCATGCCCCAGAGCAACGGCGGGGGCTACCTGCCTGAATTCATCTCCAGCGAGACCGGCGACATCCCCGAGAGCCCGCCGCCCCTCCCCGAGAAGAAGAGCCGGCACA TCCTGCAGTACATGCAGTTCGTGGAGGACTACTCGGAGCCGCAGCCGTCCGTCTTCTACCAGACGCCCCAGAACGAGAGCATCTACGAGCAGCGCAACAAGCGCTTCCAGGAGGTATACGGCTTCAACGACTCCTTCAGCAGCAGCGACTCTGTGCACGAGCCCCTGCTGCCGCCCGCCCTGCCTCCGCCCGCCCTGCCGCCACCCGCCCTGCCACCCAAGCAGAGGCAGCTG GATCCCACGGGTGCTGTTGACGATATTCTCCAAGACCCCAGCACGCAGGAACCCCCGTCCAATGGCAAGGAGTCCCTGAATTCAGAAAG AAGACAGAAGTCGACAGACTCGGGCCAAAGTGAGGAGGAGGTGGACGAGCTCTCCCTCATCGACCACAAGGAGATCATGTACCGCATAACGCTAAAGCAGGAG AACGATGATGGTCCCGATGTCCGTGCGGGATCCAGAGACATTTTATTAGTCCATGCAACCGAGACGGATCGCAAAG ACCTTGTCTTATACTGTGAGGCCTTCCTGACGACTTACAGGACGTTTATAACCCCCGAAGACCTTATAAAGAAGCTGCACTATCG ATATACCAGGTTTTGTCACAGTCCCGACACGTTCAAGAAGCGAGTCAGCAAAAACACCTTCTTCGTACTGGTTCGTGTGGTGGACGAGCTGTG CCTCGTGGAGCTGACTGACGACATACTGAAGCAGCTGATGGATCTCGTTTTCCGACTCGTGTGTAACGGGGAGCTCAGTCTGGCCCGGGTCTTACGGAAGAACATTCTGGACAAGGTGGAGCAGAAGAAGCAATTGCGCTATACCAACTGCCTGAAGCCGCTGGCTGCCCGCGGGGTGGCAGCAAG ACCTGGAACTCTTCACGACTTCCGCAGTCACGAGATCGCCGATCAGCTCACTCTCCTGGACGCGGAGCTCTTCTATAAGATTGAG ATTCCCGAAGTGCTGCTATGGGCAAAGGAACAGAATGAGGAGAAGAGTCCCAATCTGACGCAGTTCACAGAGCACTTTAACAACATGTCCTATTG GGTGCGCTCCATAATCATTCAGCAGGAGAAAGCCCAGGACAGGGAGAAACTGCTTCTTAAGTTTATCAAAATTATGAAG CATTTAAGAAAGCTGAATAATTTTAACTCCTACTTGGCGATACTGTCTGCGTTAGATTCTGCACCTATTAGAAGATTGGAATGGCAAAAGCAGACTTCAGAG gggttggaggAGTACTGCACCTTGATTGACAGTTCCTCCTCCTTCCGGGCGTATCGAGCGGCACTGGCAGATGTTGAGCCTCCATGCATCCCATACCT AGGGCTCATCCTGCAAGACTTGACGTTTGTCCACCTGGGGAACCCAGACCTAATAGAAGGGAAAGTCAACTTCTCCAAAAGATGGCAGCAGTTCAACATCCTGGACAGTATGAGGCGCTTCCAGCAAGT ACACTATGATCTGAAGCGCAATGACGACATCGTCTCCTTCTTCAACGACTTCAGCGACCACCTGGCAGAGGAAGCTCTCTGGGAGCTGTctttgaaaatcaagccgcGGAACATCACGAGACGGAAAACCGAGCGGGAGGAGAAGACCTAG
- the rapgef1b gene encoding rap guanine nucleotide exchange factor 1b isoform X2 has product MGNITRRSQAGPGKTDFLVYGETEEEPDSNRSHLSSFTMKLMDKFHSPKIKRTPSKKGKQLQPEAAVKAAEKPANKKVSRLEENEKEVVSALRYFKTIVDKMVVDKKVLEMLPGSASKVLEAILPLVQVEPRIQHSSAVTSCLNRVYQSLANLIRWSDQVMLEGVNQEDKEAISTVTTVIKAVLDGVKELVKLTIEKQEQPSPASPVKPAPPVTASESTPELPLNDREKEILTKTAAVTQPIETLADDADEEVAPPKPPLPGLKVPDHSPPALPPKKRQSAPSPTRVAVVAPMSRTTSGTSLPVGINKQEYDIEYLQRRFSGGSHSFCGESPHLSPCSSMGKLSKSDEQLSSLEQDSGQCSRNTSCETLDNTESYDPDYDFLHQDLSNAEHLPALSAGGCLSPLPESHGESPPPGFPPQAPQLGFSVPPSPQLPLQGPGGGAPPALPQKKRRSTSQASGALDGSGIRASYERHPSHYDNISEEDLQPVPPFPLFTPGSPMPQSNGGGYLPEFISSETGDIPESPPPLPEKKSRHILQYMQFVEDYSEPQPSVFYQTPQNESIYEQRNKRFQEVYGFNDSFSSSDSVHEPLLPPALPPPALPPPALPPKQRQLASHSASPSSSSSSSLSCHLQHTAVAPEEANAALSLSLSVSNSFLSGPSSLTTPMSSDLMAPANTCQSAAPGVVAIGSLDSSGASLAVCLPSEPSLADSLQPSVSESANDEGGEGEYVNLYSSSQANGKVPLSLGDPTGAVDDILQDPSTQEPPSNGKESLNSERRQKSTDSGQSEEEVDELSLIDHKEIMYRITLKQENDDGPDVRAGSRDILLVHATETDRKDLVLYCEAFLTTYRTFITPEDLIKKLHYRYTRFCHSPDTFKKRVSKNTFFVLVRVVDELCLVELTDDILKQLMDLVFRLVCNGELSLARVLRKNILDKVEQKKQLRYTNCLKPLAARGVAARPGTLHDFRSHEIADQLTLLDAELFYKIEIPEVLLWAKEQNEEKSPNLTQFTEHFNNMSYWVRSIIIQQEKAQDREKLLLKFIKIMKHLRKLNNFNSYLAILSALDSAPIRRLEWQKQTSEGLEEYCTLIDSSSSFRAYRAALADVEPPCIPYLGLILQDLTFVHLGNPDLIEGKVNFSKRWQQFNILDSMRRFQQVHYDLKRNDDIVSFFNDFSDHLAEEALWELSLKIKPRNITRRKTEREEKT; this is encoded by the exons ACTCCAACCGCTCCCATCTTTCCTCCTTCACCATGAAGCTGATGGACAAGTTCCACTCTCCCAAGATTAAGAGGACGCCGTCGAAGAAGGGGAAGCAGCTGCAGCCGGAAGCGGCGGTCAAGGCAGCGGAGAAGCCGGCTAACAAG AAGGTGAGCCGGCTGGAGGAGAATGAGAAGGAGGTGGTCAGCGCCCTGCGCTACTTCAAGACCATCGTTGACAAGATGGTGGTGGACAAAAAGGTCCTGGAGATGCTGCCAGGCTCGGCCAGCAAAGTGCTGGAAGCCATCTTGCCGCTGGTCCAGGTGGAACCAAGGATACAGCACAG CTCGGCCGTGACCTCCTGCCTCAACCGTGTGTACCAGAGCTTGGCCAACCTCATCCGCTGGTCTGACCAGGTCATGTTGGAGGGCGTCAACCAGGAGGACAAAGAAGCCATTAGCACAGTTACCACTGTCATTAAAGCAGTACTGGATGGGGTCAAG GAACTGGTGAAGTTGACCATAGAGAAGCAGGAGCAGCCCTCCCCAGCGTCCCCCGTCAAGCCGGCACCGCCCGTCACTGCATCGGAGAG CACCCCAGAGCTGCCCCTTAACGACCGGGAGAAAGAAATCCTGACCAAGACGGCAGCTGTGACGCAGCCCATCGAGACCCTGGCGGACGACGCTGACGAGGAGGTGGCCCCTCCCAAGCCTCCTCTGCCTGGGCTGAAGGTGCCAGACCACAG CCCCCCAGCCCTTCCCCCGAAAAAGCGGCAGTCCGCTCCTTCTCCTACCAGGGTCGCTGTAGTCGCCCCCATGAGTCGGACCACAAGTGGCACCAGCCTTCCCGTCGGCATCAACAAGCAG gagtacGACATCGAGTACCTGCAGCGGCGCTTCTCTGGGGGCAGCCACTCGTTCTGCGGCGAGTCTCCAcatctctccccctgcagcagCATGGGGAAGCTCAGCAAATCCGACGAGCAGCTGTCGTCGCTGGAGCAGGACAGTGGGCAGTGCTCACGCAACACCAGCTGCGAGACCCTGG ACAACACGGAGAGCTACGACCCCGACTACGACTTCCTGCACCAGGACTTGTCCAACGCAGAGCACCTCCCAGCCCTGTCAGCGGGGGGGTGCCTGAGTCCCCTGCCGGAGAGTCACGGCGAGTCGCCCCCGCCCGGCTTCCCGCCTCAGGCACCACAGCTTGGTTTCAGCGtcccacccagcccgcagcttCCCCTTCAGGGTCCAGGTGGGGGCGCTCCGCCCGCGCTGCCCCAGAAGAAACGTCGCAGCACCTCGCAGGCCTCGGGCGCCCTGGACGGGTCCGGGATACGGGCCTCCTACGAGCGCCACCCATCACACTACGACAACATCTCCGAGGAAGACCTGCAGCCGGTGCCACCCTTCCCGCTCTTCACGCCCGGCTCGCCCATGCCCCAGAGCAACGGCGGGGGCTACCTGCCTGAATTCATCTCCAGCGAGACCGGCGACATCCCCGAGAGCCCGCCGCCCCTCCCCGAGAAGAAGAGCCGGCACA TCCTGCAGTACATGCAGTTCGTGGAGGACTACTCGGAGCCGCAGCCGTCCGTCTTCTACCAGACGCCCCAGAACGAGAGCATCTACGAGCAGCGCAACAAGCGCTTCCAGGAGGTATACGGCTTCAACGACTCCTTCAGCAGCAGCGACTCTGTGCACGAGCCCCTGCTGCCGCCCGCCCTGCCTCCGCCCGCCCTGCCGCCACCCGCCCTGCCACCCAAGCAGAGGCAGCTG GCCTCGCACTCTGCttccccttcctcctcctcttcctcctctctctcctgcCACCTCCAGCACACGGCAGTGGCTCCAGAGGAGGCCAACGCTGCACTCAGCCTCAGCCTGTCCGTCTCTAACTCCTTCCTGAGTGGCCCCTCCTCCCTGACCACGCCCATG AGCTCGGACCTTATGGCGCCGGCCAACACCTGCCAATCAGCCGCTCCAGGGGTTGTGGCCATTGGTTCCCTGGACAGCTCTGGTGCTTCTCTCGCTGTCTGCCTTCCTTCTGAACCTTCTCTCGCTGACTCTCTTCAGCCCTCTGTG AGCGAGAGCGCTAACGACGAGGGCGGGGAGGGGGAGTACGTCAATCTGTACTCGTCCAGCCAGGCCAACGGGAAGGTGCCGCTCTCCCTCGGA GATCCCACGGGTGCTGTTGACGATATTCTCCAAGACCCCAGCACGCAGGAACCCCCGTCCAATGGCAAGGAGTCCCTGAATTCAGAAAG AAGACAGAAGTCGACAGACTCGGGCCAAAGTGAGGAGGAGGTGGACGAGCTCTCCCTCATCGACCACAAGGAGATCATGTACCGCATAACGCTAAAGCAGGAG AACGATGATGGTCCCGATGTCCGTGCGGGATCCAGAGACATTTTATTAGTCCATGCAACCGAGACGGATCGCAAAG ACCTTGTCTTATACTGTGAGGCCTTCCTGACGACTTACAGGACGTTTATAACCCCCGAAGACCTTATAAAGAAGCTGCACTATCG ATATACCAGGTTTTGTCACAGTCCCGACACGTTCAAGAAGCGAGTCAGCAAAAACACCTTCTTCGTACTGGTTCGTGTGGTGGACGAGCTGTG CCTCGTGGAGCTGACTGACGACATACTGAAGCAGCTGATGGATCTCGTTTTCCGACTCGTGTGTAACGGGGAGCTCAGTCTGGCCCGGGTCTTACGGAAGAACATTCTGGACAAGGTGGAGCAGAAGAAGCAATTGCGCTATACCAACTGCCTGAAGCCGCTGGCTGCCCGCGGGGTGGCAGCAAG ACCTGGAACTCTTCACGACTTCCGCAGTCACGAGATCGCCGATCAGCTCACTCTCCTGGACGCGGAGCTCTTCTATAAGATTGAG ATTCCCGAAGTGCTGCTATGGGCAAAGGAACAGAATGAGGAGAAGAGTCCCAATCTGACGCAGTTCACAGAGCACTTTAACAACATGTCCTATTG GGTGCGCTCCATAATCATTCAGCAGGAGAAAGCCCAGGACAGGGAGAAACTGCTTCTTAAGTTTATCAAAATTATGAAG CATTTAAGAAAGCTGAATAATTTTAACTCCTACTTGGCGATACTGTCTGCGTTAGATTCTGCACCTATTAGAAGATTGGAATGGCAAAAGCAGACTTCAGAG gggttggaggAGTACTGCACCTTGATTGACAGTTCCTCCTCCTTCCGGGCGTATCGAGCGGCACTGGCAGATGTTGAGCCTCCATGCATCCCATACCT AGGGCTCATCCTGCAAGACTTGACGTTTGTCCACCTGGGGAACCCAGACCTAATAGAAGGGAAAGTCAACTTCTCCAAAAGATGGCAGCAGTTCAACATCCTGGACAGTATGAGGCGCTTCCAGCAAGT ACACTATGATCTGAAGCGCAATGACGACATCGTCTCCTTCTTCAACGACTTCAGCGACCACCTGGCAGAGGAAGCTCTCTGGGAGCTGTctttgaaaatcaagccgcGGAACATCACGAGACGGAAAACCGAGCGGGAGGAGAAGACCTAG